From a single Anaerolineales bacterium genomic region:
- a CDS encoding acyl carrier protein has protein sequence MTTEIITPIATFIAEKILKQPNKSIAADEALISSGLIDSFSLMDLALFIEDTFGVRIEDTELNAETFDNLEQLAALIFARK, from the coding sequence ATGACCACCGAAATCATCACACCTATTGCAACATTCATTGCCGAAAAGATCCTCAAACAGCCAAATAAATCCATCGCCGCGGACGAAGCTCTCATCTCCAGCGGATTGATCGACTCATTCAGCCTGATGGATTTGGCGCTCTTCATCGAAGACACCTTCGGTGTACGCATCGAAGACACCGAGTTGAACGCGGAGACGTTCGATAATTTGGAACAACTCGCCGCGTTGATCTTCGCTCGCAAGTAA
- a CDS encoding SGNH/GDSL hydrolase family protein has product MKVRSLFILLVVLLASCTSAPVTSQPEMESVSQPAMATDVVPEQNATTIPQAVETITEEIPATAMPRPTLALDEWKSLPIVPTVSDAMKDVYKRGLAMGRDPHAFAKVGDCQTNTGFYLVDFDHEDRYSLGEEYSYLQDTIDYYAGSFSRTSLAMRDGYNVAAILTPLRADPTQCEKNEHPIACEFRLHNPSVAIISLETNFNDRPADDYGRYMRQIIEYSIEQGVVPILATKGDNLEGDHSINAEIAKIAMEYDIPLWNFWAALQPLPNTGFDTELNDGFHLSFSRNFFDQPQNMQRGWPWRNLTALQALDAVRKELQEQ; this is encoded by the coding sequence ATGAAAGTTCGTTCGCTTTTTATTTTATTGGTTGTCCTGCTGGCATCATGCACCAGCGCGCCAGTGACGTCGCAACCTGAAATGGAGTCGGTATCCCAACCCGCAATGGCAACGGATGTTGTGCCCGAACAAAACGCCACCACAATCCCGCAAGCGGTTGAGACGATCACAGAGGAAATCCCAGCGACAGCCATGCCGCGCCCAACGCTCGCACTGGATGAATGGAAGTCACTGCCCATCGTGCCGACGGTCAGTGATGCGATGAAGGACGTGTACAAGCGCGGACTGGCGATGGGACGCGATCCGCACGCTTTTGCAAAAGTGGGGGATTGCCAGACCAACACCGGCTTCTATCTCGTTGACTTTGATCATGAAGACAGGTACAGCCTCGGCGAAGAGTATTCCTATCTCCAGGACACGATAGATTACTACGCAGGTTCGTTCTCGCGCACCAGTCTCGCCATGCGCGACGGATACAATGTCGCCGCCATTCTTACTCCCTTGCGCGCCGACCCGACCCAATGCGAGAAGAATGAACATCCCATCGCATGCGAGTTCCGCCTGCACAATCCGAGCGTCGCCATTATCAGCCTCGAGACCAACTTCAATGATCGTCCCGCCGATGATTACGGCAGGTACATGCGTCAGATCATCGAATATTCCATTGAGCAGGGCGTGGTTCCCATCCTTGCCACCAAGGGGGATAATCTCGAGGGCGACCACAGCATCAACGCGGAGATCGCGAAGATCGCAATGGAGTACGACATTCCGCTGTGGAATTTCTGGGCGGCGCTTCAACCCCTGCCGAACACTGGGTTTGACACCGAATTGAACGACGGCTTCCACCTGTCCTTTTCCCGCAATTTCTTCGATCAGCCCCAAAATATGCAAAGAGGCTGGCCCTGGCGCAATCTCACCGCGTTACAGGCGTTGGATGCGGTGAGAAAAGAGTTGCAGGAACAGTAA